Proteins co-encoded in one Gossypium arboreum isolate Shixiya-1 chromosome 11, ASM2569848v2, whole genome shotgun sequence genomic window:
- the LOC108455801 gene encoding probable calcium-binding protein CML27, whose product MDPIQKVFNQFDKNKDGKISVSELDEVLKALGCSSPEEEIKRVMEELDIDKDGFINLSEFINLCSSSFDTGNAETELREAFELYDQDKNGLISAEELHLVLNRLGMTCSVEKAVKMVATVDADHDGHINFEEFRKMMSDSKPGNEE is encoded by the coding sequence ATGGATCCAATCCAGAAAGTTTTCAACCAATTCGACAAAAACAAGGACGGCAAGATCTCTGTATCGGAGCTCGACGAGGTTTTGAAAGCGTTGGGTTGCTCCTCCCCTGAGGAGGAAATCAAACGTGTCATGGAAGAACTCGACATCGACAAAGACGGATTCATCAACCTTTCCGAGTTCATCAACCTCTGTAGTTCCTCTTTCGACACCGGCAACGCTGAAACGGAGCTTCGTGAGGCCTTCGAATTGTATGATCAGGATAAGAACGGCTTGATCTCGGCGGAAGAGTTGCATCTGGTTTTGAATCGGTTGGGGATGACGTGTTCGGTTGAGAAAGCTGTTAAGATGGTCGCTACTGTTGATGCGGATCATGATGGGCATATTAATTTCGAGGAGTTTCGGAAGATGATGAGTGATTCGAAGCCGGGTAATGAGGAATGA